Proteins from a single region of Amycolatopsis sp. CA-230715:
- a CDS encoding DNA-directed RNA polymerase subunit beta', with translation MLDVNFFDELRIGLATADDIRQWSFGEVKKPETINYRTLKPEKDGLFCEKIFGPTRDWECYCGKYKRVRFKGIICERCGVEVTRAKVRRERMGHIELAAPVTHIWYFKGVPSRLGYLLDLAPKDLEKIIYFAAYVITGVNTELRHNDLPTLENEIGVERKNIETKRDSDIEARAQKLEADLAELEAEGAKSDVRRKVKEGGEREMRQLRDRAQRELDRLEEVWTTFTKLDTRQLIADELLYRELVDRYGEYFTGGMGAESIQKLATEFDVAAEAENLRDTIRNGKGQKKLRALKRLKVVAAFQATGNDPRGMVLDAVPVIPPDLRPMVQLDGGRFATSDLNDLYRRVINRNNRLKRLIDLGAPEIIVNNEKRMLQEAVDALFDNGRRGRPVTGPGNRPLKSLSDLLKGKQGRFRQNLLGKRVDYSGRSVIIVGPQLKLHQCGLPKDMALELFKPFVMKRLVDLNHAQNIKSAKRMVERSRPQVWDVLEEVITGHPVMLNRAPTLHRLGIQAFEPQLVEGKAIQLHPLVCEAFNADFDGDQMAVHLPLSAEAQAEARILMLSANNILSPASGRPLAMPRLDMVTGLFHLTRLNEEAVGAGQAFSSPAEALMAFDRKSLGLHAPIKIRIKDRQPAKADVAKLAENGWEPGRTWLAETTLGRVLFNELLPADYPYVNEPMPKKRQAAIVNDLAERYSMTQVAQTLDRLKDAGFYWATRSGVTVAISDVLVPEEKKGILEEYERKADQVEKRYQRGQLSHAERNNELVKVWGQATEDVAKVMEAHFPDDNPISMIVKSGAAGNMTQVRSLAGMRGLVSNPKGEYIPRPIKANFREGLSVAEYFIATHGARKGLADTALRTADSGYLTRRLVDVSQDVIVREVDCGTSRGINMKIGEAGTDGTILRDQHVETSTYARCLAEDVSDSSGNVVLNRGDDLGDPAIEKLVSSGIVKVKVRSVLTCESAVGICATCYGRSMATGQLVDVGEAVGIVAAQSIGEPGTQLTMRTFHQGGVAGDDITTGLPRVTELFEARVPKGKAPIADVDGRVRIEESERFWKITLIPDDGGEEIVFDKLSKRQRLANTPNGPLGDGDHVAVGQQLLEGTPDPHEVLRVMGPREAQMHLVDEVQKVYRAQGVSIHDKHIEVIVRQMLRRVTIIDSGATDFLPGELPERTKFEAKNRASVAEGGEPASGRPVLMGITKASLTTDSWLSAASFQETTRVLTDAAINGRSDKLIGLKENVIIGKLIPAGTGINRYRNIQVQPTEEARVAAYAIPSYDDGYYTPDVFGSTPGAAVPLDDYDFGRDFR, from the coding sequence TTGCTGGACGTCAATTTCTTCGACGAACTCCGCATCGGTCTGGCCACCGCCGACGACATCCGCCAGTGGTCCTTCGGTGAGGTCAAGAAGCCGGAGACCATCAACTACCGCACGCTCAAGCCGGAGAAGGACGGGCTCTTCTGCGAGAAGATCTTCGGTCCCACCCGGGACTGGGAGTGCTACTGCGGCAAGTACAAGCGCGTGCGCTTCAAGGGCATCATCTGCGAGCGCTGCGGCGTCGAGGTGACCCGCGCGAAGGTCCGCCGCGAGCGCATGGGCCACATCGAGCTGGCCGCCCCGGTCACCCACATCTGGTACTTCAAGGGTGTCCCGTCGCGGCTGGGCTACCTGCTCGACCTGGCGCCGAAGGATCTCGAGAAGATCATCTACTTCGCCGCCTACGTGATCACCGGCGTCAACACCGAGCTGCGGCACAACGACCTGCCGACGCTCGAGAACGAGATCGGTGTCGAGCGCAAGAACATCGAGACCAAGCGCGACTCCGACATCGAGGCGCGGGCGCAGAAGCTCGAAGCCGACCTCGCCGAGCTCGAGGCGGAGGGCGCCAAGTCCGACGTCCGGCGCAAGGTCAAGGAGGGCGGCGAGCGCGAGATGCGCCAGCTCCGCGACCGGGCCCAGCGCGAGCTGGACCGGCTCGAGGAGGTCTGGACCACCTTCACGAAGCTCGACACCCGCCAGCTGATCGCCGACGAGCTGCTCTACCGCGAGCTCGTCGACCGTTACGGCGAGTACTTCACCGGTGGCATGGGTGCCGAGTCCATCCAGAAGCTGGCGACCGAGTTCGACGTCGCCGCCGAGGCCGAGAACCTGCGCGACACCATCCGCAACGGCAAGGGGCAGAAGAAGCTCCGCGCGCTGAAGCGGCTGAAGGTCGTCGCGGCGTTCCAGGCCACCGGCAACGACCCGCGCGGCATGGTGCTCGACGCCGTCCCGGTGATCCCGCCGGACCTGCGCCCGATGGTCCAGCTCGACGGTGGCCGCTTCGCCACCTCCGACCTGAACGACCTCTACCGCAGGGTGATCAACCGGAACAACCGGTTGAAGCGGCTGATCGACCTCGGCGCGCCCGAGATCATCGTCAACAACGAGAAGCGGATGCTGCAGGAGGCCGTCGACGCGCTGTTCGACAACGGCCGCCGCGGCCGCCCGGTGACCGGTCCGGGTAACCGCCCGCTGAAGTCGCTGTCCGACCTGCTCAAGGGCAAGCAGGGCCGGTTCCGCCAGAACCTGCTCGGCAAGCGCGTCGACTACTCGGGCCGTTCGGTCATCATCGTCGGGCCGCAGCTGAAGCTGCACCAGTGCGGTCTGCCGAAGGACATGGCGCTCGAGCTGTTCAAGCCGTTCGTGATGAAGCGGCTGGTCGACCTGAACCACGCGCAGAACATCAAGTCCGCCAAGCGGATGGTGGAGCGCTCGCGGCCGCAGGTGTGGGACGTGCTCGAAGAGGTCATCACCGGCCACCCGGTGATGCTGAACCGCGCGCCGACCCTGCACCGCCTCGGCATCCAGGCCTTCGAGCCGCAGCTGGTGGAAGGCAAGGCCATCCAGCTGCACCCGCTGGTCTGCGAGGCGTTCAACGCGGACTTCGACGGTGACCAGATGGCCGTGCACCTGCCGCTGTCCGCGGAGGCGCAGGCCGAGGCCCGCATCCTGATGCTGTCGGCGAACAACATCCTTTCGCCCGCGTCGGGCCGTCCGCTCGCCATGCCGCGACTGGACATGGTGACCGGTCTGTTCCACCTGACCAGGCTCAACGAAGAGGCCGTCGGCGCCGGGCAGGCGTTCTCCTCGCCCGCCGAAGCGCTGATGGCGTTCGACCGCAAGTCGCTCGGGCTGCACGCGCCGATCAAGATCCGCATCAAGGACCGTCAGCCCGCCAAGGCCGACGTCGCCAAGCTGGCCGAAAACGGCTGGGAGCCCGGCAGGACCTGGCTCGCGGAGACCACGCTCGGCCGGGTGCTGTTCAACGAGCTGCTGCCAGCCGACTACCCGTACGTCAACGAGCCGATGCCGAAGAAGCGGCAGGCCGCGATCGTCAACGACCTCGCGGAGCGGTACTCGATGACGCAGGTCGCGCAGACGCTCGACCGCCTCAAGGACGCCGGGTTCTACTGGGCCACCCGCTCGGGTGTCACGGTAGCGATCTCCGACGTGCTGGTGCCCGAGGAGAAGAAGGGCATCCTCGAGGAGTACGAGCGCAAGGCGGACCAGGTCGAGAAGCGCTACCAGCGCGGTCAGCTCTCGCACGCCGAGCGGAACAACGAGCTCGTCAAGGTGTGGGGCCAGGCGACCGAGGACGTCGCGAAGGTGATGGAAGCCCACTTCCCCGACGACAACCCGATCTCGATGATCGTGAAGTCGGGCGCGGCGGGCAACATGACGCAGGTCCGGTCGCTGGCCGGGATGCGTGGCCTGGTGTCCAACCCGAAGGGTGAGTACATCCCGCGCCCGATCAAGGCCAACTTCCGTGAAGGCCTGTCGGTGGCGGAGTACTTCATCGCGACGCACGGTGCCCGTAAGGGTCTGGCGGACACGGCGCTCCGTACCGCGGACTCCGGTTACCTGACCCGTCGTCTGGTGGACGTCTCGCAGGACGTCATCGTCCGCGAGGTCGACTGCGGGACCAGCCGCGGCATCAACATGAAGATCGGCGAGGCCGGCACGGACGGCACCATCCTCCGCGACCAGCACGTCGAGACGAGCACCTACGCCAGGTGCCTCGCGGAGGACGTCTCCGACAGCAGCGGCAACGTGGTGCTCAACCGCGGTGACGACCTCGGCGACCCGGCGATCGAGAAGCTGGTCTCCAGCGGCATCGTCAAGGTCAAGGTGCGCAGCGTGCTCACCTGCGAGTCGGCCGTCGGTATCTGCGCCACCTGCTACGGACGTTCGATGGCGACCGGTCAGCTCGTGGACGTCGGCGAGGCCGTCGGCATCGTCGCGGCGCAGTCGATCGGTGAGCCCGGTACCCAGCTGACGATGCGTACCTTCCACCAGGGTGGTGTCGCCGGTGACGACATCACCACGGGTCTTCCCCGTGTCACCGAGCTCTTCGAGGCTCGCGTGCCGAAGGGCAAGGCGCCGATCGCCGACGTCGATGGCCGCGTGCGCATCGAGGAGAGCGAACGCTTCTGGAAGATCACGCTGATCCCGGACGACGGCGGCGAAGAGATCGTCTTCGACAAGCTGTCCAAGCGCCAGCGGCTCGCGAACACCCCGAACGGCCCGCTCGGCGACGGCGACCACGTCGCGGTCGGCCAGCAGCTGCTCGAGGGCACGCCGGACCCGCACGAGGTCCTGCGCGTGATGGGCCCGCGCGAGGCGCAGATGCACCTGGTGGACGAGGTCCAGAAGGTGTACCGGGCGCAGGGTGTGTCGATCCACGACAAGCACATCGAGGTCATCGTCCGGCAGATGCTGCGCCGGGTGACGATCATCGACTCCGGTGCCACGGACTTCCTGCCGGGCGAGCTGCCCGAGCGGACCAAGTTCGAGGCGAAGAACCGGGCGTCGGTCGCCGAGGGCGGCGAGCCCGCCTCCGGCCGTCCCGTGCTGATGGGGATCACGAAGGCCTCGCTGACCACGGACTCCTGGCTGTCCGCGGCGTCGTTCCAGGAGACCACGCGTGTCCTGACCGACGCGGCGATCAACGGCCGCAGCGACAAGCTGATCGGCCTCAAGGAGAACGTGATCATCGGTAAGCTGATCCCGGCCGGTACCGGTATCAACCGCTACCGGAACATCCAGGTGCAGCCGACCGAGGAGGCGCGGGTCGCGGCGTACGCGATCCCGTCCTACGACGACGGCTACTACACGCCGGACGTCTTCGGCTCCACCCCCGGTGCCGCGGTTCCGCTGGACGACTACGACTTCGGTCGAGACTTCCGCTGA
- the rpoB gene encoding DNA-directed RNA polymerase subunit beta: MAVSPANQATAATTSPVTTSASSGIPGAPLRVSFAKIREPLSTPNLLDVQIRSFEWFTGDEAWFERRVEEGEENPVGGLEEILNEISPIEDFSGSMSLSFSDPRFDEVKASVEECKDKDMTYAAPLFVTAEFVNNNTGEIKSQTVFMGDFPVMTDKGTFIINGTERVVVSQLVRSPGVYFDASVDKATDKDVFSTRIIPSRGAWLEFDVDKRDTVGVRIDRKRRQPVTVLLKALGWTTEAIRERFHFSETLLATLEKDHTAGTDEALLDIYRKLRPGEPPTKESAQTLLENLFFKAKRYDLAKVGRYKVNKKLGLSTPYDTGTLTEEDIVSTIEYLVRLHAGEDKMTSATNPELELPVETDDIDHFGNRRLRTVGELIQNQIRVGLSRMERVVRERMTTQDVEAITPQTLINIRPVTAAIREFFGTSQLSQFMDQNNPLSGLTHKRRLSALGPGGLSRERAGMEVRDVHPSHYGRMCPIETPEGPNIGLIGSLCSYARVNPFGFIETPYRKVVEGRVTDQVDYLTADEEDRFVKAQANAPITDDGHFVEDRVMVRRKGGEVELIDPMDVDYMDVSPRQMVSVATAMIPFLEHDDANRALMGANMQRQAVPLLRNSAPLVGTGVELRAAVDAGDVLTAIEAGVVEELSADLITVMHDDGTRKSYSLYKFRRSNHGTCFNHRPIVNEGDRVEKGQVIADGPSTENGEMALGKNLLVAVMPWEGHNYEDAIILSERLVQDDVLTSIHIEEHEIDARDTKLGAEEITRDIPNVSEEVLADLDERGIIRIGAEVRDGDILVGKVTPKGETELTPEERLLRAIFGEKAREVRDTSLKVPHGETGKVIGIRVFSREDDDELPPGVNELVRVYVAQKRKIQPGDKLAGRHGNKGVIGKILPAEDMPFMEDGTPVDIILNTHGVPRRMNIGQVLELHLGWLASQGWKIEGSPDWAKNLSQDLYDVEAGTNTATPVFDGAKEEELTGLLASTKPNRDGDRMVQPDGKATLLDGRSGEPFPYPVSVGYMYILKLHHLVDDKIHARSTGPYSMITQQPLGGKAQFGGQRFGEMECWAMQAYGAAYTLQELLTIKSDDVVGRVKVYEAIVKGENIPDPGIPESFKVLLKELQSLCLNVEVLSSDGAAIEMRDSDDEDLERAAANLGINLSRNESPSVDDVVQ; encoded by the coding sequence TTGGCAGTCTCTCCCGCGAACCAGGCCACTGCTGCGACCACCTCTCCTGTCACCACATCGGCCTCATCGGGCATCCCCGGAGCACCCCTGCGTGTCTCCTTCGCGAAGATCCGCGAGCCGCTGAGCACGCCGAACCTGCTGGACGTGCAGATCAGGTCGTTCGAATGGTTTACCGGCGACGAGGCGTGGTTCGAACGCCGCGTCGAGGAAGGCGAAGAGAACCCGGTCGGCGGTCTCGAAGAGATCCTCAACGAGATCTCCCCGATCGAAGACTTCTCCGGTTCCATGTCGCTGTCCTTCTCCGACCCGCGCTTCGACGAGGTCAAGGCCTCCGTCGAGGAGTGCAAGGACAAGGACATGACGTACGCGGCCCCGCTGTTCGTGACCGCCGAGTTCGTCAACAACAACACCGGCGAGATCAAGAGCCAGACGGTCTTCATGGGTGACTTCCCGGTGATGACCGACAAGGGCACCTTCATCATCAACGGCACCGAGCGTGTCGTGGTCTCGCAGCTGGTCCGGTCGCCCGGCGTCTACTTCGACGCCAGTGTCGACAAGGCGACCGACAAGGACGTCTTCAGCACCAGGATCATCCCGAGCCGGGGTGCCTGGCTGGAGTTCGACGTCGACAAGCGCGACACCGTCGGCGTCCGCATCGACCGCAAGCGCCGCCAGCCGGTCACCGTGCTGCTGAAGGCGCTCGGCTGGACCACCGAGGCGATCCGCGAGCGCTTCCACTTCAGCGAGACGCTGCTGGCCACGCTGGAGAAGGACCACACCGCGGGCACCGACGAGGCGCTGCTCGACATCTACCGCAAGCTGCGCCCCGGCGAGCCGCCGACGAAGGAGAGCGCGCAGACGCTGCTGGAGAACCTGTTCTTCAAGGCGAAGCGCTACGACCTCGCCAAGGTCGGCCGGTACAAGGTCAACAAGAAGCTGGGCCTGTCGACCCCGTACGACACTGGCACGCTGACCGAAGAGGACATCGTCTCGACCATCGAGTACCTGGTCCGGCTGCACGCCGGCGAGGACAAGATGACCAGCGCGACGAACCCCGAGCTGGAGCTGCCGGTCGAGACCGACGACATCGACCACTTCGGCAACCGCCGCCTGCGCACCGTCGGCGAGCTGATCCAGAACCAGATCCGGGTCGGGCTCTCCCGCATGGAGCGCGTCGTGCGCGAGCGGATGACCACGCAGGACGTCGAGGCGATCACGCCGCAGACCCTGATCAACATCCGCCCGGTGACGGCCGCGATCCGCGAGTTCTTCGGCACCTCGCAGCTGTCGCAGTTCATGGACCAGAACAACCCGCTGTCCGGGCTGACCCACAAGCGCCGCCTCTCGGCGCTCGGCCCCGGCGGTCTGTCCCGTGAGCGCGCCGGCATGGAGGTCCGCGACGTCCACCCGTCGCACTACGGCCGCATGTGCCCGATCGAGACGCCGGAAGGCCCGAACATCGGCCTGATCGGCTCGCTGTGCTCGTACGCGCGGGTCAACCCGTTCGGCTTCATCGAGACGCCGTACCGCAAGGTCGTCGAGGGCCGGGTCACCGACCAGGTCGACTACCTGACCGCGGACGAGGAGGACCGGTTCGTCAAGGCGCAGGCCAACGCGCCGATCACCGACGACGGCCACTTCGTGGAAGACCGCGTCATGGTCCGCCGGAAGGGCGGCGAGGTCGAGCTGATCGACCCGATGGACGTGGACTACATGGACGTCTCGCCGCGCCAGATGGTGTCGGTCGCGACCGCGATGATCCCGTTCCTCGAGCACGACGACGCGAACCGCGCGCTGATGGGCGCGAACATGCAGCGCCAGGCCGTGCCGCTGCTCCGCAACTCGGCGCCGCTGGTCGGCACCGGGGTGGAGCTGCGCGCCGCGGTCGACGCCGGTGACGTGCTCACCGCCATCGAGGCCGGTGTCGTCGAGGAGCTCTCGGCGGACCTGATCACGGTCATGCACGACGACGGGACGCGGAAGAGCTACAGCCTCTACAAGTTCCGCCGCTCGAACCACGGCACCTGCTTCAACCACCGCCCGATCGTCAACGAAGGCGACCGGGTGGAGAAGGGCCAGGTCATCGCCGACGGCCCGTCCACCGAGAACGGTGAGATGGCGCTCGGCAAGAACCTGCTCGTGGCGGTCATGCCGTGGGAGGGTCACAACTACGAGGACGCGATCATCCTCTCCGAGCGCCTGGTGCAGGACGACGTGCTCACGTCGATCCACATCGAGGAGCACGAGATCGACGCCCGCGACACCAAGCTGGGCGCCGAGGAGATCACCCGGGACATCCCGAACGTCTCCGAGGAGGTGCTCGCCGACCTCGACGAGCGCGGCATCATCCGCATCGGCGCCGAGGTCCGCGACGGCGACATCCTGGTCGGGAAGGTCACGCCGAAGGGCGAGACCGAGCTGACCCCGGAGGAGCGCCTGCTCCGCGCGATCTTCGGCGAGAAGGCCCGCGAAGTCCGCGACACCTCGCTGAAGGTGCCGCACGGCGAGACCGGCAAGGTCATCGGCATCCGCGTGTTCTCGCGCGAGGACGACGACGAGCTGCCCCCCGGCGTCAACGAGCTGGTCCGCGTCTACGTGGCCCAGAAGCGGAAGATCCAGCCGGGCGACAAGCTCGCCGGGCGGCACGGGAACAAGGGTGTCATCGGCAAGATCCTGCCCGCCGAGGACATGCCGTTCATGGAGGACGGCACCCCGGTCGACATCATCCTGAACACGCACGGTGTGCCGCGACGGATGAACATCGGCCAGGTGCTCGAACTGCACCTCGGCTGGCTCGCCTCGCAGGGGTGGAAGATCGAGGGCAGCCCGGACTGGGCGAAGAACCTGTCCCAGGACCTCTACGACGTGGAAGCCGGCACGAACACCGCGACCCCGGTGTTCGACGGCGCCAAGGAGGAGGAGCTCACCGGCCTGCTCGCGTCGACGAAGCCGAACCGCGACGGCGACCGCATGGTCCAGCCGGACGGCAAGGCGACGCTGCTGGACGGGCGCTCCGGCGAGCCGTTCCCGTACCCGGTCTCGGTTGGCTACATGTACATCCTGAAGCTGCACCACCTGGTCGACGACAAGATCCACGCCCGGTCGACCGGTCCGTACTCGATGATCACCCAGCAGCCGCTCGGTGGTAAGGCGCAGTTCGGTGGCCAGCGCTTCGGTGAGATGGAGTGCTGGGCGATGCAGGCCTACGGCGCGGCGTACACGCTGCAGGAGCTGCTGACCATCAAGTCCGACGACGTGGTGGGCCGCGTGAAGGTCTACGAGGCCATCGTCAAGGGCGAGAACATCCCGGACCCGGGTATCCCGGAGTCGTTCAAGGTGCTGTTGAAGGAGCTGCAGTCGCTCTGCCTCAACGTCGAGGTCCTGTCCTCCGACGGTGCGGCGATCGAGATGCGCGACTCCGACGACGAGGACCTCGAGCGCGCCGCGGCGAACCTCGGCATCAACCTGTCCCGCAACGAGTCGCCCTCGGTGGACGACGTCGTTCAATGA
- a CDS encoding ESX secretion-associated protein EspG produces the protein MRVLSRQVVLSQDSLDLAASWLNLGLPTTLEPEPMWRSDDEIRGREDRTRAELADNGLLDRGDLDEDFAETLLVLCRAAQEYFSYVQSHDEEYRLHVAVSGQNAVFACNVPNTGRVLLRAARPEAPVEDLVVELPDWGAGHGASLSVPEADLRAAMGGGRASDEARRMLALFDLPRTGGGQLSAAVRDGLGSHRKSRRDVCTYLDTERGRWLFSFSGEGEDRYVNAAPARYETVVAKGYELRDRLLDPR, from the coding sequence GTGCGGGTACTGAGCCGCCAGGTCGTGCTCAGCCAGGACAGCCTCGACCTGGCCGCGTCCTGGCTGAACCTCGGCCTGCCCACGACGCTCGAGCCGGAGCCGATGTGGCGCAGCGACGACGAGATCCGCGGCAGGGAGGACCGCACCCGCGCCGAGCTGGCCGACAACGGCCTGCTCGACCGAGGTGACCTCGACGAGGACTTCGCGGAGACCCTCCTGGTGCTCTGCCGGGCCGCCCAGGAGTACTTCTCCTACGTCCAGTCCCATGACGAGGAGTACCGCCTCCACGTCGCAGTTAGCGGGCAAAACGCGGTCTTCGCGTGCAACGTCCCCAACACCGGGCGCGTCCTCCTGCGCGCGGCACGCCCGGAGGCGCCGGTGGAGGACCTCGTCGTCGAGCTGCCCGATTGGGGCGCCGGTCACGGCGCGTCCCTGTCCGTGCCCGAAGCGGACCTCCGCGCCGCGATGGGCGGCGGGCGCGCGAGCGACGAGGCGCGCCGCATGCTGGCGCTGTTCGACCTGCCGCGGACCGGGGGAGGGCAGCTGTCGGCCGCGGTCCGCGACGGCCTCGGCTCGCACCGCAAGAGCCGCCGCGACGTCTGCACCTACTTGGACACCGAACGCGGGCGCTGGCTCTTCTCGTTCAGCGGCGAGGGTGAAGATCGTTACGTGAACGCCGCGCCCGCCCGGTACGAGACCGTCGTCGCGAAGGGGTACGAGCTCCGCGATCGCCTGCTCGACCCCCGCTGA
- a CDS encoding DUF3558 domain-containing protein — translation MKFRVSATLVSLALVITGCSGAPETPTDTTSAPPSSGSDDSSGAPKVPNPLNTAKYEQNPCGMVPQAKAAALSGAVTAKMDEATAGGSVGASCFWSDSAADGVHIGFGHAGVDKVYLDNKALARPYFTPVNVGGYPGVFTDVADRRAKGVCNMTLGTADDRIIVIGSSFSARSPFLADPCAVVQKYAEAAITTMRGGA, via the coding sequence GTGAAATTCCGGGTGTCCGCAACTCTGGTTTCCCTGGCCTTGGTGATTACTGGTTGCTCGGGTGCTCCCGAAACACCTACTGACACGACATCGGCTCCGCCGAGCTCGGGCTCTGATGACTCGAGCGGTGCGCCCAAGGTGCCGAACCCACTCAACACGGCAAAGTATGAACAGAACCCTTGCGGCATGGTGCCCCAAGCGAAGGCGGCAGCGCTGAGCGGTGCTGTCACGGCGAAAATGGACGAAGCAACCGCTGGAGGCAGCGTAGGGGCCAGTTGCTTCTGGAGTGACAGCGCGGCGGACGGGGTGCACATCGGCTTCGGCCACGCCGGGGTGGACAAGGTTTATCTCGACAACAAGGCCTTGGCGCGGCCGTACTTCACGCCGGTGAACGTCGGCGGCTATCCCGGCGTGTTCACGGATGTCGCCGATCGGCGGGCAAAAGGTGTCTGCAACATGACCCTGGGGACGGCAGACGATCGAATTATCGTGATCGGATCCAGTTTCAGCGCGAGGTCGCCGTTCTTGGCTGATCCGTGCGCTGTTGTGCAGAAGTACGCGGAAGCGGCGATCACGACCATGCGTGGGGGTGCGTAA
- a CDS encoding VOC family protein, translating to MQKIVTHLAFKSDAEGAVDFYTSVLPDSRITGLTRFRADDEHGQEGSVQTIRFELLGQKFLAVNGGEEFSFAEGTSLLVPCETQEEIDAVWDAFMAEGATPQACGWLTDRWGLTWQIVAAVTEEYLYGDDAEASGRVLDATYGMVKIDLAETERAFRGR from the coding sequence ATGCAGAAGATCGTCACCCACTTGGCATTCAAGAGCGACGCCGAGGGAGCCGTGGACTTCTACACCTCCGTGCTGCCGGACTCGCGGATCACCGGGCTGACCCGGTTCCGCGCCGACGACGAGCACGGGCAGGAAGGCAGCGTCCAGACGATCCGGTTCGAGCTGCTCGGCCAGAAGTTCCTCGCGGTCAACGGCGGGGAGGAGTTCTCGTTCGCGGAGGGCACCTCGCTGCTCGTCCCGTGCGAGACGCAGGAGGAGATCGACGCCGTCTGGGACGCGTTCATGGCCGAGGGCGCGACCCCGCAGGCATGCGGCTGGCTGACCGACCGGTGGGGCCTGACCTGGCAGATCGTCGCCGCGGTGACCGAGGAGTACCTCTACGGCGACGACGCCGAAGCGAGCGGCCGCGTGCTCGACGCGACCTACGGGATGGTGAAGATCGACCTCGCCGAGACGGAGCGGGCCTTCCGGGGCCGGTGA